The following proteins are encoded in a genomic region of Thiomonas sp. X19:
- a CDS encoding sensor domain-containing diguanylate cyclase yields the protein MGFIVWLTAALGYGFQSWRAVADQAWLQLDATSALAKSVTQQNLQQYLRGFDFLNHHLKADAPALEHADPQAIFALLRQFRRMYPDFDAIDVILPDGRVVADASKQDLRAVQPVTQAYLHKLRQRPDVHTAFPKAAASAAGLAVVRLGFAQRSASGAIAYDLVADIDLHRQITSWLRPELAADMARHLQMGLVTRQGDLLGLWPEPTGPTIYAARLASWFRLHALPPSPRHPLVATPEHVVGPIHVDDSGTDRMAWSVLVPLKGAPLETFVSVPRATVRDAWWQQVRLPLLEWTLLGVLFALMALRLNKLQRLERQRTLRLEQAERTARQSSLFYAALAQTTQALMGHKAGDVSATFEDLATSLCALLQARLVCVGRLPLGQIWVDMTACAGPASNFAQNLRISTDSHRPEGRGPASQAITTGKPQHATIEAPEFAPWRRRAQAFGIAGVLSAAARTQDGEAVLVCAYYASESVIGPEAAQVFQRMADAFAECIDRQANIVKLERIERYRSARRKIQRGLLEATDAAGVYRVLAQTLVAETGADVVEVFAPEGDMIKRRVIAGPLEQALSHLTDVPLQALARGEGAYMRARVWNARAPVLIQTPSADPKLSPRWREQPLCAMGLLAGWPILAVDSGEPMGVVILVARDPHAIDEELQHLVTNILESAAIALRQVRDRQRIETLALTDALTGLPNRRSILEHIPQALARAQNRRRQVAIGILDLDDFKSINDTWGHAAGDALLCDVSRRLQTTLRGADAIARLGGDEFVVVLEELSGPDDLSTVLDRLEAELTAPYTLPGGQSTPMRISLGLTVYPSDDATPDILLGHADEALYDVKARKGSRQRGWQLWSRTPRPTTISTAAHDGPAHDSPHLENDTTCKAS from the coding sequence ATGGGGTTCATCGTCTGGTTAACCGCCGCCCTTGGGTACGGTTTTCAGAGCTGGCGTGCGGTTGCGGACCAGGCGTGGCTGCAACTCGACGCCACCTCGGCGCTGGCCAAATCCGTCACCCAGCAGAACCTGCAACAATATTTGCGCGGATTTGATTTCCTGAATCATCACCTCAAGGCAGATGCTCCGGCTCTTGAGCACGCCGACCCCCAGGCGATTTTCGCCTTGTTGCGGCAATTTCGCAGGATGTATCCGGATTTCGACGCCATCGACGTCATCCTGCCGGACGGCCGGGTCGTCGCAGATGCATCCAAGCAAGATCTGCGCGCAGTCCAGCCCGTCACCCAAGCCTATTTACACAAGCTGCGCCAACGCCCGGACGTGCACACGGCCTTTCCCAAAGCCGCCGCCTCGGCCGCTGGCTTGGCGGTCGTCCGCTTGGGATTCGCGCAGCGCAGTGCAAGCGGCGCCATCGCGTACGACCTCGTCGCCGACATCGATCTACACCGACAGATCACGAGCTGGTTGCGTCCGGAACTGGCTGCGGATATGGCGCGACACCTGCAGATGGGCCTGGTCACCCGACAGGGCGATCTCCTGGGACTGTGGCCCGAGCCCACCGGTCCGACGATCTACGCCGCACGCCTCGCATCCTGGTTTCGCCTCCATGCCTTGCCTCCATCCCCGAGGCATCCGCTGGTGGCGACGCCCGAGCATGTCGTCGGCCCGATCCATGTGGATGACTCTGGCACGGACCGCATGGCCTGGAGTGTCCTTGTCCCGCTGAAGGGGGCACCCCTCGAGACCTTCGTGTCCGTTCCGCGGGCGACGGTCCGGGATGCCTGGTGGCAGCAGGTGCGTCTGCCCCTGCTGGAATGGACGCTGCTGGGTGTGCTCTTCGCACTGATGGCCTTGCGCCTGAACAAGCTCCAGCGGCTGGAGCGTCAACGCACCTTGCGTCTGGAACAGGCAGAGCGCACGGCACGCCAATCATCGCTGTTCTATGCCGCCCTGGCCCAGACGACTCAGGCACTGATGGGGCACAAGGCCGGTGATGTGTCGGCCACATTCGAAGATCTGGCGACCAGCCTTTGCGCCTTGCTGCAAGCACGCCTCGTCTGCGTGGGACGACTGCCTCTGGGCCAGATTTGGGTCGACATGACCGCCTGCGCGGGCCCCGCCAGCAACTTTGCCCAAAACTTGCGGATCAGCACCGACAGCCATCGTCCGGAAGGCCGGGGCCCTGCCAGCCAGGCCATCACGACAGGAAAGCCCCAACATGCCACGATCGAGGCTCCGGAGTTCGCCCCCTGGCGACGGCGCGCACAAGCTTTCGGGATTGCAGGCGTTCTGTCGGCCGCAGCACGGACTCAGGACGGAGAGGCCGTTCTCGTCTGCGCGTATTACGCCAGCGAAAGCGTCATCGGCCCGGAGGCGGCCCAAGTCTTCCAGCGCATGGCCGACGCCTTTGCCGAATGCATCGACCGGCAAGCCAATATCGTCAAGTTGGAACGCATCGAGCGTTACCGCTCGGCGCGGCGCAAGATCCAGCGCGGACTGCTGGAAGCCACCGACGCCGCGGGCGTGTACAGGGTTCTGGCGCAAACGCTGGTCGCTGAAACGGGAGCCGACGTCGTCGAGGTCTTCGCTCCCGAAGGGGACATGATCAAGCGCCGCGTCATTGCCGGGCCCCTTGAGCAGGCGCTAAGCCATCTGACGGACGTGCCACTGCAAGCGCTCGCCAGGGGAGAAGGTGCTTACATGCGCGCGCGTGTCTGGAACGCGCGCGCTCCCGTTCTCATTCAGACCCCGTCGGCCGATCCCAAGTTGTCGCCACGCTGGCGTGAGCAGCCCTTGTGTGCCATGGGCCTGCTCGCGGGCTGGCCCATCTTGGCGGTTGACTCTGGAGAGCCGATGGGTGTGGTCATTCTGGTGGCCCGAGATCCGCACGCCATCGACGAGGAGCTCCAGCATCTGGTCACCAACATCCTGGAGAGTGCGGCCATTGCGCTACGCCAGGTGCGCGACCGTCAGCGTATTGAAACGTTGGCCTTGACGGACGCTCTGACGGGGCTGCCCAACCGCCGGTCCATCCTGGAACACATTCCTCAAGCCCTTGCCCGGGCGCAAAACCGCCGCAGGCAAGTCGCCATCGGCATTTTGGATCTGGACGATTTCAAGTCCATCAATGACACCTGGGGCCATGCCGCCGGTGATGCGCTGCTGTGCGACGTGAGTCGGCGCCTGCAGACCACGCTACGGGGTGCCGATGCGATCGCAAGGCTCGGTGGCGATGAATTCGTCGTTGTCCTTGAAGAACTCTCGGGTCCCGATGACCTTTCGACGGTGCTGGACCGTCTGGAAGCCGAGCTGACGGCGCCGTACACGTTGCCCGGGGGACAATCGACCCCCATGCGGATCAGCCTGGGGCTGACGGTTTACCCTTCGGATGACGCCACGCCCGACATCTTGCTCGGCCATGCCGATGAGGCGCTTTATGACGTCAAGGCGCGCAAAGGTTCACGCCAACGCGGCTGGCAGCTCTGGAGCCGGACGCCTCGTCCGACGACCATATCGACCGCTGCCCATGACGGCCCGGCGCATGACTCGCCCCACCTTGAGAACGACACGACATGCAAGGCAAGTTGA
- a CDS encoding YncE family protein, with amino-acid sequence MQPITRFLLLLVALLLPNLASGRGSLPDTMQRMAEIVLPGAAGRFDYMGLDAAKDRLFINQMGAGRTLVFDLRQQRLIGQIVGLAAPTGITLAPGLHLAFISDPGAGLDRVWGDGSVVAVSLRTLAVVQRFAAGGFPDGSAWVPALGRLFVSNERGGVETVIGGDAPLRVEQTLKLGGEAGNSAFDAASNRVLVNVQSRGQIVAIDPETMEIEGRVTLPATCQHNHGLLVDDADHLAFVACDGNARLLTLSLPSLRPVQLNRLGRDPDVLALDTRRQRLWVASESGVVSVFSIAAGKLRTLWRGFVGPDAHSVAIDPTTGWAWFPLADVDGRPVLRAMRLTPNCTAPRHGPSTCSQTPVKCSSVRLNLEQIQLVSDRDQFGLGAIGLQGA; translated from the coding sequence ATGCAGCCCATCACCCGCTTTCTGCTTTTGCTGGTCGCGCTGCTATTGCCGAACCTTGCTAGCGGCCGCGGCAGCCTGCCCGACACCATGCAGCGCATGGCCGAAATCGTGCTGCCGGGCGCGGCGGGCCGCTTCGACTACATGGGGCTGGATGCGGCCAAGGACCGCCTATTCATCAACCAAATGGGCGCTGGACGCACCCTGGTGTTCGACCTGCGACAGCAGCGCCTGATCGGTCAGATTGTCGGCCTGGCTGCGCCCACCGGCATCACTCTCGCTCCGGGACTGCACCTGGCGTTCATCAGCGATCCCGGCGCTGGACTGGATCGGGTCTGGGGCGACGGCAGCGTAGTGGCGGTCAGCCTGCGCACCTTGGCAGTGGTGCAACGGTTTGCTGCGGGCGGCTTTCCCGACGGCAGCGCCTGGGTGCCGGCCTTGGGTCGATTGTTCGTTTCGAATGAGCGCGGCGGCGTGGAAACCGTCATCGGCGGTGATGCGCCCCTGCGGGTGGAACAAACCCTCAAACTTGGCGGCGAGGCAGGCAACAGCGCGTTCGACGCGGCCTCAAACCGGGTGCTGGTGAATGTGCAGTCCCGCGGCCAAATCGTCGCCATCGACCCCGAAACGATGGAGATTGAGGGCCGAGTCACCCTGCCCGCGACCTGCCAGCACAACCACGGCCTGCTGGTGGACGACGCTGACCATCTGGCCTTCGTCGCCTGCGATGGCAACGCCCGATTGTTGACCCTCAGCTTGCCCAGCCTGCGCCCGGTACAACTCAACCGCCTCGGCCGCGACCCCGACGTGCTGGCGCTTGATACGCGGCGTCAGCGTCTGTGGGTTGCCAGCGAAAGCGGGGTGGTGAGCGTGTTCAGCATCGCTGCCGGCAAGCTGCGGACGCTGTGGCGCGGTTTCGTTGGGCCTGATGCGCATAGCGTGGCCATCGACCCGACCACAGGCTGGGCCTGGTTCCCGCTGGCCGATGTGGACGGCAGGCCAGTGCTGCGCGCCATGCGGCTGACGCCGAACTGCACTGCGCCCCGACATGGCCCTTCTACCTGCTCTCAAACTCCAGTCAAATGTAGTAGTGTCCGGTTAAATCTCGAACAGATTCAATTGGTTAGCGATCGAGACCAGTTCGGGTTGGGTGCGATCGGGCTGCAAGGCGCATGA
- a CDS encoding cupredoxin domain-containing protein, whose product MRHVLFFTAPMLLALAASTAVASDLPEYKLVIKNHIYQPSELKVLASVKFKLIVHNEDATPEEFESTDLNREKIVLPNSSSLVYLGPLRAGRYKFFGDFHQNTAQGRLIVE is encoded by the coding sequence ATGAGACATGTCCTATTTTTCACTGCACCGATGCTGCTGGCTCTGGCCGCCAGCACGGCGGTCGCCAGCGATCTGCCGGAATACAAACTGGTCATCAAGAATCACATCTATCAACCCAGCGAACTCAAGGTGCTAGCCAGCGTCAAGTTCAAGCTCATCGTGCACAACGAGGACGCCACCCCGGAAGAGTTCGAGAGTACGGACTTGAATCGCGAGAAGATCGTGCTGCCGAACAGCAGTTCCCTCGTTTACCTCGGGCCGTTACGTGCCGGTCGCTACAAGTTTTTCGGTGACTTCCATCAAAACACGGCTCAAGGCCGGCTGATCGTGGAGTGA
- a CDS encoding IS4 family transposase: MNIGKTLFAQVMEFVPWKTFGRIIERHQGDAGVRTLGCADVFRVLAFAQLTWRESLRDIEACLAANQTKLFHMGIKAVPARSTLSDALTQRDWRIYHALAQRLIARARALYAQEPSDLGLDATVYALDSTTIDLCLSLFDWAPFRSTKAAIKLHTLLDLRGAIPAFIHISDGKLHDVNVLDVLPVEAGAFYVMDRGYVDFARLYALHQAGAFFITRAKKGMDARRVYSAATDRSTGVICDQSIRFNGFYASRDYPEHLRRIRFKDPESGRTLIFLTNNTSLPALTIAALYKSRWQVELFFKWIKQHLRIKRFLGTSENAVKTQIWCAIATYVLIAIIKQELHLDASLYTCLQILSVSVFEKTQLSCALQPDRTQPELVSIANQLNLFEI, encoded by the coding sequence ATGAACATCGGCAAGACGCTGTTTGCGCAGGTGATGGAGTTTGTGCCATGGAAGACGTTTGGTCGCATCATCGAGCGGCACCAGGGCGATGCCGGTGTGCGTACGCTGGGGTGCGCCGATGTGTTTCGCGTCCTGGCGTTCGCGCAACTCACCTGGCGCGAATCGCTGCGCGACATCGAGGCGTGTCTGGCGGCCAACCAGACCAAGCTGTTCCACATGGGGATCAAAGCTGTGCCTGCGCGCTCCACGCTGTCCGATGCGTTGACTCAGCGCGATTGGCGCATCTATCACGCGCTGGCGCAGCGGTTGATCGCCCGGGCACGGGCGCTGTATGCGCAGGAGCCTTCGGACCTGGGGCTCGACGCCACGGTCTACGCGCTGGACTCCACCACCATCGATCTGTGCCTGAGCTTGTTCGACTGGGCACCATTTCGCTCCACCAAGGCCGCCATCAAGCTGCACACGCTCTTGGACTTGCGTGGGGCGATTCCCGCCTTCATTCACATCAGCGACGGCAAACTGCACGATGTCAACGTGCTCGACGTCCTGCCCGTGGAGGCTGGAGCGTTCTACGTGATGGACCGGGGCTACGTGGATTTCGCGCGGCTGTATGCACTGCATCAGGCCGGCGCCTTCTTCATCACGCGAGCCAAGAAGGGCATGGACGCGCGGCGGGTGTACTCGGCTGCCACCGACCGCAGCACGGGGGTGATCTGCGATCAGAGCATCCGCTTCAACGGCTTTTACGCCAGCCGGGACTATCCCGAGCATCTGCGCCGCATTCGTTTCAAAGACCCCGAATCGGGCAGGACGCTGATCTTCCTGACGAACAACACGAGCCTGCCAGCCTTGACGATCGCCGCACTCTACAAGAGCCGCTGGCAGGTCGAACTCTTCTTCAAATGGATCAAGCAGCATCTGCGGATCAAGCGTTTTCTGGGCACCAGCGAGAACGCGGTGAAAACGCAAATCTGGTGTGCCATCGCCACCTACGTGCTGATTGCCATCATCAAACAGGAGCTTCACCTCGATGCCTCGCTCTACACATGTCTACAGATTCTGTCGGTCTCGGTTTTCGAGAAAACCCAGCTTTCATGCGCCTTGCAGCCCGATCGCACCCAACCCGAACTGGTCTCGATCGCTAACCAATTGAATCTGTTCGAGATTTAA
- a CDS encoding EAL domain-containing protein, producing the protein MQHDNDRLALTLNREIRNRGQDVAALAANQRVLSFLDASSGIDSQHSGLEDAVEDRAQQIAPEWLVLRNLQGQIVYQMGRFTASDAGLPVQWPYPGQAWLLRDPHSLQFILRVHMPIRKDGRVLGSLEAVLPLQSDYFSELALHERDPGHTVVVCARQQGGALCSPGHANEHPQFMTEPQRQTDAPEFLALHAEHGVVIRPTRHQNGNEDAMIVAYAPVASTGLGMVSQISARALFGSLITTSRVVLLLLPALLLVGLALLRWQLRPMVRRLHDSQQRVRIGLDYSGMGMATFGWDGRIQEANGALVDMLGFSEEELRRLPSVLDLLHPEDLKQATSSVADIFADLSGAYCAQRRYRCKSGDHVWVRLHVAPIHDEHRAIHMAIVFVQDVSELLAKADVLRRDHTFLQAVLDNMTDGVVACDEHGHIQYTNALIDCQHEHAARPMDLDEWARDHALLHLDRRPVPFAGRPLSRAFRGEVVAGAEFLAYSGTGELRQIQISSYPLHDAQQTFLGAVAMSCDLTEIRTAHAHAQWLAYHDPLTELPNRNKLLEYTEHAMARARRNGEEMALFFLEINRFKAINDTLGHTVGDQVLVQVAARLRSSLRGTETLGHVGDDEFAIVSEHMLNTQAVTERAEQLRQALKAPLLLGTQQIHVSASMGIVRYPADGDDVSALFSRADIAMHESKKKGVGQWSLYQQGLYARQRQMFEMEGALRKALDATEFVPYYQPKVDVATGRIVGAEALLRWQRPKQGLVAPAEFIPILEDTGLIVPVGTWMLNTVCAQQAHWRRSGITIVPVAVNCAVAQLQSDHLLAVVQNVLDTHALDPRMLELEITESVLMHEPERVAALIAELRARGVDTAIDDFGTGYSSLAYLKRLPVSALKIDRAFIKDLPNDAEDIAITKAVLLLARELGLRVVAEGVETAEQLEFLRSHGCDTYQGYFCSRPVPADEFAALLRGQGRLIPTS; encoded by the coding sequence TTGCAACACGACAATGACCGGCTTGCGCTCACACTGAACCGAGAGATACGCAATCGCGGTCAGGACGTCGCCGCGTTAGCCGCAAATCAGCGCGTCTTGAGCTTTCTGGATGCTTCGTCGGGCATCGACTCACAACACAGTGGGCTTGAGGACGCCGTGGAAGATCGCGCTCAGCAAATTGCCCCTGAATGGCTTGTCCTGCGCAATCTCCAAGGGCAGATTGTGTATCAGATGGGGCGTTTCACGGCAAGCGATGCCGGGTTGCCCGTGCAGTGGCCGTATCCGGGCCAGGCATGGCTGCTGCGCGACCCGCATAGCTTGCAGTTCATCCTTCGCGTCCACATGCCGATCCGCAAGGACGGGCGTGTTTTGGGAAGTCTTGAAGCGGTATTGCCCTTGCAGTCCGATTATTTTTCCGAACTCGCGCTCCATGAGAGGGATCCAGGGCATACGGTTGTGGTCTGCGCCCGGCAACAGGGCGGAGCTTTGTGTTCGCCGGGCCATGCGAATGAGCATCCACAGTTTATGACTGAGCCCCAACGACAAACAGACGCTCCCGAGTTCCTGGCCTTGCACGCCGAACACGGGGTGGTGATCCGCCCGACCCGGCATCAAAACGGGAACGAGGACGCGATGATCGTGGCCTACGCCCCGGTGGCCAGCACCGGACTGGGCATGGTCAGTCAGATATCCGCAAGGGCATTGTTTGGCTCCTTGATCACGACCTCCCGCGTGGTGCTCTTGCTGCTCCCTGCCTTGTTGCTGGTGGGGCTGGCACTCCTGCGCTGGCAACTGCGTCCGATGGTGCGCCGGCTGCATGACAGCCAACAGCGCGTGCGCATCGGTCTGGACTATTCCGGCATGGGCATGGCGACCTTTGGTTGGGACGGACGCATCCAGGAAGCCAATGGCGCCTTGGTCGACATGCTGGGCTTCTCCGAGGAGGAGTTGCGCCGACTGCCCAGTGTCTTGGACCTGCTTCATCCAGAGGATCTGAAGCAAGCCACCTCGAGTGTGGCCGATATCTTTGCGGATTTAAGCGGTGCCTACTGTGCGCAGCGCCGCTATCGCTGCAAGTCCGGCGACCATGTCTGGGTACGCCTGCATGTCGCCCCAATTCATGACGAGCACAGGGCCATTCACATGGCCATTGTGTTCGTGCAGGACGTCAGTGAACTCCTGGCCAAGGCCGATGTCTTGCGCCGCGACCATACCTTCTTGCAAGCGGTACTGGACAACATGACCGACGGCGTGGTGGCTTGCGATGAGCACGGCCACATTCAATATACAAACGCACTCATTGATTGCCAACATGAACACGCCGCGCGTCCGATGGACCTTGACGAGTGGGCCCGCGACCACGCGCTGCTCCATCTGGATCGACGCCCTGTACCGTTCGCGGGGCGGCCACTGTCGCGAGCCTTTCGGGGTGAGGTTGTTGCTGGAGCTGAATTCCTGGCGTACAGCGGGACAGGCGAGTTACGGCAGATCCAGATCTCCAGCTACCCCTTGCACGATGCGCAGCAGACCTTCCTGGGGGCGGTGGCCATGTCGTGCGACCTGACAGAAATCCGGACCGCGCACGCACATGCGCAGTGGCTGGCCTATCACGACCCTTTGACCGAACTGCCCAACCGCAACAAACTCCTGGAGTACACGGAACACGCGATGGCCAGGGCTCGCCGAAACGGGGAAGAAATGGCGTTGTTCTTCCTCGAAATCAACCGTTTCAAGGCCATCAACGACACCTTGGGGCATACGGTCGGAGACCAGGTTCTGGTTCAAGTAGCGGCGCGATTGCGTTCAAGCCTGCGTGGAACCGAGACGCTGGGGCATGTCGGCGACGACGAGTTCGCCATAGTCTCGGAGCACATGCTCAATACGCAGGCCGTCACCGAGCGCGCGGAGCAATTGCGCCAAGCGCTCAAGGCCCCGCTGCTGTTGGGGACGCAACAGATCCACGTCAGCGCCAGCATGGGCATCGTTCGCTACCCCGCCGACGGCGACGATGTCAGTGCGCTGTTCAGCCGCGCAGACATCGCGATGCACGAATCCAAGAAGAAGGGAGTCGGGCAATGGAGTCTGTATCAACAAGGTTTGTATGCGCGCCAGCGTCAGATGTTCGAGATGGAGGGGGCCCTGCGCAAGGCGCTGGATGCGACAGAATTCGTACCCTATTACCAGCCGAAGGTCGACGTCGCCACTGGCCGGATCGTCGGTGCGGAGGCTCTACTGCGGTGGCAGCGCCCGAAGCAAGGCCTTGTGGCGCCAGCCGAGTTCATCCCGATTCTCGAGGACACCGGGCTGATCGTTCCAGTGGGCACATGGATGCTTAACACCGTGTGCGCGCAGCAAGCGCATTGGCGGCGATCTGGAATCACGATTGTTCCCGTTGCGGTGAATTGTGCCGTGGCGCAATTGCAAAGCGATCATCTGCTTGCCGTCGTCCAAAACGTCCTCGACACGCACGCGCTGGATCCCCGCATGCTGGAACTCGAAATCACCGAGAGTGTCCTGATGCACGAACCCGAACGGGTTGCGGCACTGATCGCCGAATTGAGGGCAAGGGGCGTGGATACGGCGATCGATGACTTCGGGACGGGCTACTCGTCACTGGCCTACCTGAAACGCCTGCCAGTCTCCGCCCTCAAAATCGATCGCGCCTTCATCAAAGATTTGCCGAATGACGCTGAAGATATCGCCATCACCAAGGCTGTGCTCTTGCTGGCAAGGGAGTTGGGGTTGCGTGTTGTGGCCGAGGGCGTGGAAACCGCAGAGCAGTTGGAATTTCTGCGGTCCCATGGTTGTGACACCTACCAAGGCTATTTCTGCAGCCGGCCCGTGCCTGCGGATGAATTTGCGGCTTTGCTCCGTGGGCAGGGCCGTCTGATTCCAACGTCCTGA
- a CDS encoding FTR1 family protein — protein MLGVALLVFREVMEAALIVSIVCAATRDVARRGWFVTAGIGLGVAGALLVAMGADLIARFASGSGQEIFNACVLLSAVVMIGWHVVWMSKHGRESAQHMDAIGSAVRAGSSSLTLLLAVVAIAVLREGSEVVLFIYGMAIGGIGAAGLTGGIALGVGSGALLGFALYFGLLRIPMKHFFKVTNWMLVLLASGLASTAARFLVQGNLLPSWGTQVWDTSWLLSNGSLAGQTLGILIGYDASPAGIQLVFYATTLLLLVVSMRRLGRASPSPSPRIRSQLPDPTTESLR, from the coding sequence ATGCTTGGTGTTGCCTTGTTGGTATTTCGTGAAGTGATGGAGGCGGCGCTGATCGTCTCCATTGTCTGTGCCGCCACACGCGACGTTGCGCGTCGCGGATGGTTCGTGACCGCAGGCATTGGGCTAGGTGTAGCTGGCGCACTCCTGGTGGCCATGGGGGCTGACCTCATCGCTCGATTTGCCAGCGGTTCCGGCCAGGAAATCTTCAACGCCTGCGTGCTGCTGTCCGCCGTTGTGATGATCGGCTGGCACGTCGTATGGATGTCCAAACACGGTCGTGAGTCGGCCCAGCACATGGATGCGATCGGCAGTGCCGTCAGGGCGGGCTCCAGTTCGCTGACGCTGCTGCTGGCGGTGGTGGCGATCGCGGTTCTGCGCGAAGGCTCCGAGGTCGTGTTGTTCATTTATGGCATGGCCATCGGTGGAATCGGCGCGGCGGGGTTGACCGGCGGGATCGCGCTGGGTGTCGGCAGCGGTGCACTGCTCGGTTTCGCGCTGTATTTCGGTCTGCTGCGCATTCCGATGAAGCATTTCTTCAAGGTCACCAACTGGATGTTGGTGTTGTTGGCGTCGGGACTGGCTTCCACTGCCGCGCGCTTCCTGGTCCAGGGCAATCTGCTGCCGTCCTGGGGGACTCAAGTGTGGGATACCTCCTGGTTGCTGTCGAACGGCTCGCTGGCAGGCCAGACGTTGGGCATCCTCATTGGTTACGACGCCAGCCCAGCAGGGATTCAGCTTGTCTTCTACGCGACCACGTTGCTGCTGCTGGTCGTCAGCATGCGGCGGCTGGGCCGAGCATCGCCGTCACCCTCGCCACGCATACGCTCGCAGCTTCCGGACCCAACGACCGAGTCGCTGCGCTAG
- a CDS encoding chromate resistance protein ChrB domain-containing protein — protein sequence MTWLALFLSLPAKAGTGRMRVWRELKALGCATLRDGVYLLPDAPEHAQALETVAAAVLAAKGTAEIFHLSGRDPAQDVALRALFDRRSDYAVLATALRDLQSGLDTLDAATAQRRLQALERRFAQLCAVDYFAGEAQRQVGARLQDLRAALIRHFHPGEPHAAPASPIARLDLTRYQGRIWATRARPWVDRLASAWLIRRRIDPQARIVWLAAPADCQPDWLGFDFDGAAFSHVGARVTFETLLASFGLDAEAPLARLGTLVHALDMGGLQVAEAPGVEALLTGLRASQPDDDALLTEAMKVFDWLLQSNQTEPR from the coding sequence ATGACCTGGCTCGCCCTTTTCCTCAGCCTGCCCGCCAAGGCGGGCACCGGTCGCATGCGGGTGTGGCGCGAACTCAAAGCGCTGGGTTGCGCCACCTTGCGCGATGGTGTTTACCTGCTGCCGGACGCACCGGAACATGCGCAGGCGCTGGAGACAGTCGCCGCCGCAGTGTTGGCCGCCAAGGGTACGGCGGAAATCTTCCATCTCAGTGGCCGTGATCCGGCGCAGGACGTTGCCTTACGCGCTTTGTTCGACCGTCGCTCCGATTACGCCGTGTTGGCAACGGCCTTGCGCGACCTGCAAAGCGGCCTGGATACCTTGGACGCCGCCACGGCGCAGCGTCGACTGCAGGCGCTGGAGCGGCGCTTCGCTCAACTGTGTGCAGTCGACTATTTCGCCGGTGAGGCGCAGCGCCAGGTCGGCGCCCGGTTGCAAGATTTGCGCGCGGCACTGATCCGCCATTTCCATCCCGGCGAACCGCATGCGGCACCCGCCAGCCCCATCGCCCGCCTCGACCTGACGCGCTACCAGGGCCGCATCTGGGCCACCCGCGCCCGGCCCTGGGTGGACCGTCTGGCCTCGGCCTGGCTGATTCGCCGCCGCATCGACCCGCAGGCCCGCATCGTCTGGCTGGCTGCTCCTGCCGATTGCCAGCCCGATTGGCTGGGCTTCGACTTCGACGGCGCAGCATTCAGCCATGTCGGAGCCCGCGTCACTTTCGAAACCCTGCTGGCGAGCTTCGGCCTGGACGCCGAAGCTCCGCTCGCGCGCCTGGGTACCCTGGTGCATGCGCTGGATATGGGCGGTTTGCAGGTGGCCGAAGCTCCCGGGGTCGAGGCGCTACTGACCGGTCTGCGCGCCAGCCAGCCCGACGACGACGCCTTGCTGACCGAAGCGATGAAGGTGTTCGACTGGCTGCTGCAGAGCAATCAAACGGAGCCCCGATGA